In the genome of Oncorhynchus nerka isolate Pitt River linkage group LG4, Oner_Uvic_2.0, whole genome shotgun sequence, the window CAATGGTCAAGCAACCATTCATCAGGAACACAATCAGCTCCATAATCATCTGAAACTTTCCACATCATCCTGAAATGTATATTTTACTGAAGGACTGTATTTATGTCTGAATAGTATGGGAGAAATACACTGAGTATATTTgcccttagaacagcctcaattcgttagaggcatggactctacaggtgtcgaaagcattccacagggatgctggcccatgttgactcaaactcttcccacagttgtgttaagttggctggatgtcctttggatgggtgaccattcttgatacacatgggaaacccagcagcgttgcagttcttgacacaaaccggtgcacctggcacctacttccaaacctcgttcaaaggcacgtacatttttgtcttgcccattcaccctctgaatggcacacatacacaatccatgtctcaattgtctcaaggcttagaaatccttctttaacctgtctcctccccttcatctacactgattgaagtggatttaacaagtgacatcaataagtgatcatagctttcacctggtcagtctgtcatggaaagtgcATACTTTTGTATAGTCAGTGTATGAGCCAGCCTTGTAATCAAGGGAAGAGATATTGTACTCATCTGTCATGTAAAATGTGCAGCTGTTATGTAGGCTTGTGTTTCAGTAAGCCTGGAACATGGTTGTCGTGCTACATTGTTGTTGGAAATACACTTATTTTCAATGGccaaccctttctctctttcattaTATAGATGCATCTCTCATCCTTCCATCGTTTTCCACTCGGCTCCCTTCCCCAAAGCCAAAATGGTACTCTTTATGGGAGCAAGTGTTTTTTCTTAGGGCTGACTCCGATTATTCGACTGGTTGATTGTttagtcgataggctgttggtcgaccaagatttatTTTTGTCGAGCAGGAgcaaatacatatattttttgaTGGCACATGAGACACTGGTCTTATTCGCACCTATCTCAGTAAAcgaatccattgcggaggcctcTGGGATGGCACAGTCCAATAAGAAGGGGAGTGTGGCTGCACCATGCacatctctctccagaatgcgctcTGTCCCACCAGTTTGTGtacattcattgtttcataacttcattgtgtgaattgtttgtatttgattgttagtgtatatcaattccccattactGTACATATAACACCAGTAGTACATGTACCGTTAATTCCAATAGTTTCtgatctacaatgtttgtttggttacagtAATCTCTGTTAATGtattcaatatgttattattccagTCTTTTACTGTTCTTATTGTTGGAGTGATTGGACACATTGTTTGCAGAGTGCACATTCTATgttacacttgtgagaaacaagttttggtttatttcattccatttaagagttttgtcaatttattcattatcttttgtttggagcgctcctGTTAATGCTGAGTAAggacctgattacacatagaagtaggccaataggctacctggcctaCTTGCAAATGTAGccctataaatgtgcccatttggggatctagtagtatttctgattggcttaatgCACCACCTGTAGACCTCAAACAGCAAGCCTTCAAAGTCTGTTTTTAGATGCAATTTAGAATGACAATAACTCCTCAATGTATTTGAAcaatctttccagctctctccctttcgataaccactcagcgtgaaagggaaaaatgtcatgctctaatccagtggaaacatcataaaataggcctacctgattcTTATCCCTTgtgcaaatagcctacagctgtctcTGTCCTGAGATCACTCGTGTGGGGAAttctgagggcccagaatatttcaTACAATGTTGCAAAAAGCTTTAGGCCAGACCAAGTttatagttgatacaatgtttcaagtttgttgcagacaggccatgtgaagccaatgtgatttataggatatttatttttatcacaATATTGTCTACCTttaggctgcaatgtttttatttgttggctttatctAGGCTATGTTTACATAGCTGGCGGTGGCAATAGAAGTAACTTTTTaggtttgtatcattttcatttagattgGGATAGAATTTTGATGACAATAAATTAAACAAAACTGTTCCATGAAAATGTGCATGTGAAAACAATAACTGGCACCCAGATTGGTAGAAATGGCATTCCACATGAGAAAGTTTGCAGACTCCTCATGTAGCCTATTACCGGAAACCTCAGGAGAGTAGCGGCAGAATCTACGAAAACCAGTAGGAGCGGGAGGAGGATGGTCAGGACAAGTTACGATTTTTTTCTTCTGGTtatcttgatctctggctccctcttgagtcatttgtgacttatttcatcaaacagtgagtttaaagcatcagacaagctcaatgtATATTGTTTATTTTAGTAAAACGCATAGGGTGTGTCTATTTATCATATTGcacccacattctgaaattgcatatTTGTCACCCCCAGTTTTATAATTGGAATGTCAAACAAAATGAGGCAACGGTGTGCTTAATGACCATGCGGATGCCTCCGAGAGGTTGCGTAGGCTGTTTGAAgtgtttatctgactggagaataaaaataaataaataatgtatgtccccccacttctaaaaccaaagttgcacccctgatatatggaaaaatacacgttttAACAAGTTGACTaattgattggttgaaagaacagACGACTTTCAGTCGAACAATATTTGTTTTAGGTGGGGACACCCCAAGTGTATGCACAAATGAGAGTGTGTGTTCCCCCTAAGGGTTTGCGGTGGTCACATACTCGGTTCATGTTCTCTTCACTCTGTTCTCCACCGACTGCAGTGATCCGAGCCCACAGGGTTGCATTAAATATACATCACACAGCCGtctgcagaacacacacacaaagagcgagaaagagaatATAAGAACTGAGGCTCTCACACAACCACAAACTGCTTGCATTCTATGTTAACAACATCATCGTTAAAACTCATCCCTACTCACTACACCACACTTACTAagcctacatagtacactacacagTCACTCATTACTTCTGTGTAAGCCTACATTACACAGTAGCCTACACGCAGTCGCCGACACGCAGTCACTCACAACTCCTATCCTACTACTCAGAGTTTTCCATCCAAAAACCTGAAACCTGAGTGGCATGAACTCTTCTCCAATCAGTACCTCTGCTCTGGAATGGGTCATGCCCTTCATTAACGAACCAATCAGATGTAGCGCTGGCCGCTTAATTGGCGTCACCTGTCTTTCCATCTTCTTTATAGTCCAGTTGTGTGAGTTCAGTTTATTTAAACTTTCTCCATCTATCCAGGACCAGTCTGAAGTTCCAGTCCTTTGGTAAGCATTTTAACAAATCTAGCCTTTGATGCCGATATTCCTCGGTTTTTGATAATGTAGGCCTAAAACACTAAAATATAGCTACTTTTTTCTTCCACTTACTCCAATAGTTGCACATTCAATGTGCTGATACCTCGCTTGTGTTTTTCCCAGAACCTGATCTCAAATTTGTGGAACATGAACAAACCGGAAAAGCCACTATCTACGCTGTGGGGTAGGTTATGTTTGACCAGAAACTGTTCCCATAGTGCCCAAAAAATGTAGATTCCATAACAGCTGGACTAAATCTGTAGGCATATCTTTATTCTGTTTGGTAGGTTGTGAACTCAGCGAGTCAAAGAAAGAGGGAACATTCAAAACAGATGACACAAACCACCAACATCAACTCGCACTGAGAACCGTAAGTCCCCTTGGAGAATATTTGATATTTTACAACCAAAGTAGACTGACTGGTCATCTTTATTGCAGCTGTACTGCACAGGTCAGAATATTACGATCACgtgatgacatttgaaatgttaaTTTGGGTAGTATGACTGCAGTAAGACAACCTGGAACGCAATTTGAATAACTTCAGTAGTGCGTTTTCAAGTGCTTGACTTGTCCCTGGCAGATGTGTCTGGGCGCAGGCGCCAAAGAAGAGTTCAACATCGTGGCGTTAATTACCGGAGAATCAGATAACAGCAAGGGCATACCCATGGCTACCCTGCACGCCAACGGCATGCCCACGGCAAGTTGTCCCAATTTGTTCTAATGTGGCAGCCTGACTACTAGGCGTTCTCTATCGATGCAGAGGTGAGTTTTGATAATTGTGGGATTTGCTAGCAACGGAGTCGCCATTAGTTGATTCTGGTAAAATATCAATTGAAAACAATTACCGATATCTACGTGTGTCCTGTACAGCTGCTGATCCTGGATAGCCCTGACTGATTAGCACATCTGCGTTGAGTTGAGAAAGACAATGATAAAGTTTGGTTTTATTCTGTGTATTTAAAGTGTGAATTTCAGCACCCTGTGGAAGTATTGCAGTTGTTGTACAGGACATGTGGCAACTCGATGTTACTAGTTAGTTCTGTGACCAGTTATACAAACTGAACTCTGCCTCAATACAAGAGAACTGTAGGACTTGGCCAACCAGGCTGTCTTTCCAATGACCTAGACCTACCTGGCTAATGAATGTTAACCCAAATCAGCTAATGATGAGGAATGGGCCTGGTGAAGTAATCACCAGTGGTTATAGGCCTAACCTAGCTGGGTGCCTGGTTCTGTCAGTTTGAATAGCAGCACTGATTGTCATGATTCTGTGTATTGATCTCTCCAGGTCAATCTGTCTGGGATAGATCTGCACCCTCCTGTAACCTTTCAGCTGAGGAGTGGCGCTGGACCGGTCTACATCTGTGGGGAACACGTGGCCTGTAAGTAGGGGTTCAGGGAGCAGGGATGGTGGTTAACTGTAAAAAAAACAAGTGGCCCTAGCCTTACTGTAATGTCATTCAGCTAATCAAAGTCCTGAGGAGCAGCTGGTCAGTGGAATTGGATATGTTGGAACAGAATATTGCATATAATGGTGATGGTTTTGACAGCCATAAACTACAGGCCTTTCTAATGTCATTGTCATTTAACTCCTGTTGCTTTCCAGTGGAGGATGACTTCTCAGAAATAGATAGTGTTgatgaggagatggaggaggaggaagatattGAGTCTCCTGTGAAGCCTGCTAAGAAAGCAACTGCCAAGAATGCAAATGTTGCAGGCAAAGTAAGGACCTGTTTTATATGATTTTATACTTAAGTTGTCACATTTTCAACATGCATATGGACAACTACGAAATCCAGCTACACATGGATCCTAGTTTGCTCTAATCTACATATAAATGATCTTACTCCTTGTCAGTTGTCAAATCCAAACTTTGCTTCACAATGAGATGGTATTGGTAAAgcacacagatctgggaccaggctaatgttATTCCTGTCTTCCAGAGAAAGAAGCCAGAGGAAGTAGATGAGTAAGTGATAATAATAGATGCTTTTTAATCCATTTATTTGTTTTACTGAAATCTAATTGTTGCTGTTCACTTACCACCAACTAtcatctctccttccagacctgcATCAGATGATGAGAGCAACCCTCCTAAAAAGGTACTTTATTTACTCTGCCTTAAATATTATACCCTGATTGACTTTCTTGGTCTGAGGCTCTGGCTTCGTCCCAAattgttccctatgtagtggcagggtagcctagtggttagtgttggacttgtaaccggaaggttgcaagttcaaatccccgagctgacaaggtacaaatctgtcgttctgcccctgaacaggcagttaacccactgttcctaggccgtcattgaaaatcagaatttgttcttaacagactttcctagttaaataaaggtccaatttaaaataaaaaaatagtgcCGTGGGACGCAAAACAATCTTCTGGCCTCCTGTTGGAATCATGGCTGGTCTGGTTTAAAATGGCTTTCTGTGTTTCAGGGAAAGGGTAGAGGAAGAGGCAGGGGAAAGTGATCCAGGGTAAGTGACTACCTCAGGGCAGTAATGCTGAGCCCTGAGTAATCCTCTATCTTTTGTTAGCGCATAGCCATTCCTGGGGTCATATGCATGGCTAGGTCGCGTTGGATGAAGTGTCAGTTAAATGGCATATGAAGTCTAACACTGACTTGGGGTTAACCTCCCCCAGAATACTAACAACCATTAGGGGAAAGGGACTAAGAACCCCTTGGCACCTGAAGGGTGTAGTGTGACATGACTGCTGAATTTGCAGATTGCCTGTACTGAATGACTAAACCAGTTAATGTGTTTCAGGTGCTGCCCAAAGAGTGTTTGGCTAAAGGTTCTGTCAATCAACTGTTGGGTTTCTATATACCTGTTCATTCTTGCATGGATCAAACGATTTAATCTAAGGCTGTTTATCCTGTACATGTCAGTGCTTTGTAAATCGTTTGAAAGAGTTTTGTCCTTGTGGTACTAATCAGTGTACattaaactacactgaacaaaatataaatgtaacatgtTAAGTGGTCctttgtttcatgagctgaaattaaaaaaatcccagaaatgttacatACACCTTTTTCTGTGTACAAATGTGTTTGTCCATGTCAGGGAGCatctctcctttgccaagatgataaccctcctgaccgttgtggcatatcaagaagctgatgaaaTGGCATCATTACAGAGGGACGTCTTGTGCTGGAAACAAAaggtctcaagttgagggagtgttcaattggcacgctgactgcaggaatgtccaaagCTGTTAATGTGGTGTGTACTCTTAGTTCACAGGACTTACCTGCTAACTGTTCCACATGTCTGAACTGAAATTGGTTAAGGTTTATGGAACTTGGAACTCCTAAATagttttaaactggaagaacttgtcctgaTTAATCAGAGGCTGATTCCTTGACCGGTCAATGTTAATTTTCTGTTGTAatttctatggtttttactagatgaCTTGTAGATTCATGTCTGCGTAATGATTTAGTCCTCACCATCTTGGCCAGGACCGCAGACCTCGTAACCACACCAGCAGCACAGGACCTCCATCTGGCTTCAACTGTGGGAGGGTGCTGCTATTTCTGTAatatgaagccctttttgtgggcGGGGGGAaaaaattctgattggctgggcctggctcaccagtgggtgggcctatgcccaaccatggctgcacccctgcccagtcatgtgaaatcaatagattggGAACTTAGTTCATTTCACTGATTacaaataaattcttatttacaatgacggccgaggaaaagtgggttaaacgaacgacagatttttaccttgtcagctcagggattcgatcttgcagccttctggttactagtccaactctctaaccaataggttacctgccgcccataCCTTAGGAAATGTAACTCAGCCAAattgtaaatttacattttatttttgttcagtatgaatGGAATTGGTTGACCAATTAGTTCCTCACCATCTACAAACGATATTCTTAGTGGTTTATATCTAGGATGGTGTTATACGGTATTGCACGAACAGCCTGCCCTCTTGTAGCAGTCAAGTTCACCCTGGCTGTGCCCTACTTTATGCATATTAAACTGTATAATCTGGTTCAACTACAGCTGAACTGTAGCCCTGATTGGTGGTGTAAACTCCAGCTGAGATTAAGATGCTGAGGAACAGATGGTACTGGAGGACATCTACTGTAGACACCTCCCAAATCAACCACTAGCACTTATTGTCCTGACAAATTGCTTAAAATCTGAAATATAACAGTTCTAAGATTGCTGTGGCCCGGGTGGGGACACAGAACTGATGCCTAGTCCCAAATCAACCACTATAATTCCCTTGGTCCCTACCTCGTAACTGATGTTGAACTGTAGAATTCTGTAAAGTTCCTATGAACAGGTGGATCTGCAGGGGACGCAGACTGACACAATCCCAAATCAATCCCTAGCCCCTATTCTTGACCCCCCCCACCTCTAGCGTCAACACTTCCACAATAACCATCTGGACTGTAAAGTTCTCAGCAAGGTTAACTGAGTTGGAGGACACAAGTGAGACATCACTGCAGCCTGACACCCTGGTTCCAAATCAACATCTGGACTCTATGCTTCCCTTGACCTCTACCTCATGCCTATAACACAACTGATCCATTAAGCAGTGTTTAATTTATTCTAACTGACTGAACTGGGGGACAGGTGAGACATCACACGTCTGACAACCAGCCTGTGATCTGATTCTAGGGAATAATACCTGTGACACTCTAGGACCAATTGTCCCCTGCCTTAACTAGTGACAAAGACCACAGTGTTAAATCTAAAAAAGGATTTCCCTATGAAACATTCTGAACAGCAACTGTCTTCTCTGGTCTGCTGTGTATAGCTGGTGGAAGAACAGTTTCACAAGCATTttcatttaaatattttattagTGTACAAACAGTGCTTCTAATCTAACTGATATTTTATCTTCAGTGGGCTCACATTTTTCCATGAACAGCACAATCCATACACACAAGCGTGTGTATGTCTTGACTCGTTGGCTTCAATGTGTTTAAATCTTCTGCGCATCTTTACCTTAAGCGTGTAACTATCTTCATTGATTTATTTGGCACGAGTTTGTAGATATCTTTAATGGCTCCTTGCAGCTTGCATAGGTGTCTCTGGGAGTGGCTTCAGTTtattctttctcacacacacacatgcaggctgGGGAGAGGACAGAGTAGAAGAGAAGAAGGCATTAGCATGCAGCAGATGTCTTGACGGccttactgtgtgtgtctctctctctctctctctctgctacatctcacctcagtctctctcctctccttttagtCAACCTCACTCTTCCTCAGGTCTTCACTCTTCCTCATGTCCTCACTCTTCCTCAGGTATTTCTTCATGACAGAAGCAACGTCTCCCCCCTCGCTGCCCTCCGCATCCAGCCTTTCTCCCTGCGGCCCCCCACCTGCACTACgcctgacccctcctccctggGAGCTCCCCCAGACCCTGAGCTGGTGGAGCTGGAGTCGGAGCCCTTCCTGCTGCGTGTGGAGGGGGGCAGCTCTCCAAAGTGGACGCTGAGTGCCCTCCGACCCCCTCTGACTGAACTGGCCAGGCTGCTGGTGGACTGGGCCCTTCGGATGGCCGGCAGAATGTCAGAGGCCGCGTCATCACGGTTACCGTCGCTTATGAGGCGGCGGTTCTGGAACACCATGGGTTCCGATCCCAGACAGCCCTCCCCACCGCCCTCGCTGACGACGCTCTCCAGCAGCCTGCGTCTCATTGGCTGGGGGGAGCGCTGGGGGGAGCGCAGGGATCTATATGGTTCTTCACTGTCTTCCTCTGGGATGGAGATAGTGGGGGGGCGACGGCGGGGGGCAGTGGGggaagtgagggaggagaggagggggagagaggggagggaggagagagaatcgGAGGAGTTGTAGCGTTTGGCTCCGGAGTCCCTAGAAGCTGCAGATGAAGCCTGGGGTTCGCCTATGTTGCGCAGGCTGGCGGCGCGTGGCAGCAGTGGGGAGGGAGGTTTGAGGATGCTGCGGGGCTCCTGGAGGTCTTCGGGGcccagagagagggctgaggctCTACGGCGGAGGGTTGAGGCCCCAGTGGTCTGGTAGATAGGGAGAGAAATAGTACTGCCATCCCCCTCCCCAGACTCTGCTCCCCCTCGCCGCTTACGAAGCCCCTCTAAAAGCtcggagagggcagaggaggaagAGGCCCGACCAAGATGTGAACTTCCCCCATTACCAACCACACCCCCTGGTTCGAAACCATTCTCATCTGGGTCCACACAGGAgctgggtgagagggagagaaagaataatCAAATATTGGGAATATAAAAAAGTTTTAAGGCTCTAAAACTGCCAACATCCACATAGTGGCTGTTTTGGCGGTGTCGGAGGTGAAACTGCGTTAGAGCTGTGAAATCCACAAGCGGCTcctggcattatacctaaagTGGACATTGCCAATGACTGCACGAAGTTGCATTAATAGAAATCTCATGCAGCCTTATTTAAGTTCTAACACTGGAATGAGAGATGTAATCTCCACCTCAATTAAGATGATAGATGTCCTCATTATTTAGTTTCATGGTCATTATTTCTGTAAAACCTACACTTTCTCTTTCTGAACTTCTAACATGAGTGGGACGGACGTTGCTTTGTGACAATGATCAAGAGCAGCTCctcaccgatttgacagctccaacacagttacacctctgacACCGCCAAAACATCTGCTATGAGGGTTTCGGCTATCGGCGGTtaacgcttgatctgattgaacGCTTGATAGGCCTTAGTATCTATGCAGTTGCTATTGAATTGACCTACTGAAGTTGAACTGTACTGAATCAAACTGAACTGACAACTCACCGGAAGCTGTAAGTGCTCATGGTGTCTGTGACAGACTGGCGCCCCGACTGGTTGCTGATGGTACTGCTGCCATAGGGAGAGCCCCGTCTGGCCCCCCCTCGGGGAACACCCAGCCAATGACGGATGCCCTCTCCAACATCCTCTGTGCCCAGAGATTGAGAACCAACACTAGACACACTGTCGCTGAGGAAGagcgggaacacacacacagtgtcactgAGCGACAGAGATCACACAAACACAGTAccaagagacagaacacacatgaCTCCACACAGCCAGAGATGCAACACTTCTAAGCCATGGTCAGCTCACAGCAGTTCAGCCACAGTGTCCTCAGAGGACATTTCCtgtccctgtgtcctctctctcctgctgtgtgACTGCAGGTGGTGGCAGATCATATTGGAGACACAGTCAGAGGTGTCAGACATTCACACTCAGTACTCAGGTCACATACTTGTACTGCATATAAACAAACTAACTACAACCTCTCCCATCTGCCTtcagagggaggaaagaagaggacgATGGAGGGAGCAAGAATGAAAAAGTAATTGGTCAGGGTATAGAAGtttaagagagaaagagggaggaagaacTGATAGAGCaggaaagattgagagagggagtgataaAATGAGAATAGATCatggaagatgagagagagagaataactgGCTTCTGTACTGCAATGCATGGGACTCCATGCCTTATGGAATACACAAGAATATCCCGGTTGGTGAACTCTCAGAACAGAGAAAAGATTATTGTGTCTCTTACAaagggctgtgtgtctgtgtacgtg includes:
- the LOC115128862 gene encoding nucleoplasmin-like; protein product: MNKPEKPLSTLWGCELSESKKEGTFKTDDTNHQHQLALRTMCLGAGAKEEFNIVALITGESDNSKGIPMATLHANGMPTVNLSGIDLHPPVTFQLRSGAGPVYICGEHVALEDDFSEIDSVDEEMEEEEDIESPVKPAKKATAKNANVAGKRKKPEEVDEPASDDESNPPKKGKGRGRGRGK